The sequence GCAGGGTAGGCTACCGTGTGCGCGTTGAAATTGCCCGTTGCCCCACCGAATTTGGCCGATGCCGGAATCTGAGGCAGCATAGCCAGTTGCTTTTCGAGCCGTTCGCAGAAGACCAGCAACTCTTTACCCAGCCGGGTCGGTGAGGCGGGTTGCCCGTGGGTACGTGCCAGCATGGGTACGTCTTTCCATTGCTCGGCCAGTTCCTGTAACCGCACGTACACCTGCCGATAAGTTGGTTCGATCTGCTCGTTGAGCGCTTCCTGCAACAGCAGTGGAATCGCCGTGTTGTTGACGTCCTGTGAGGTCAGGCCAAAGTGAATGAACTCCAGAAACGGCTCTACCGACAGGCCTTTCAGTTTCTCTTTGATGAAATACTCGACCGCCTTCACATCGTGATTGGTAGTCGCTTCGATGGCCTTGACCCGCTCGCCGTCGGCCTCGGAGAATTGCTGATAGAGCGTCCGTAGCGTTGGGTAAATGGCCTTATCAACACCAGCGAGTTGGGGCAGCGGTAACTCGCAGAGCGCGATAAAATACTCAACCTCGATCCGGACGCGGTAGCGAATCAGGCCCAATTCCGAAAAATAAGGACTCAGTGCATCGACCTGTTTGGCGTAGCGGCCGTCGATGGGAGAAATGGCATTGAGAGACATATAGGGTCAGTTTCGAGTTTGGCGTTTCCTATTTGACGTTGCTACGCCTCCCGGATAAAGCGAACTCGAAACTAGTTTTAAAATGGATTGAAATACAGGCCAAGACCGACCCAGGAAACAGTTTGGTACTCATACTGGCCATAGGGCCGGTATCCGTAATACATATCGAGCATGGCCGTCAGGTTCTGCGACGAGCGCCCCAGTTCATAGCCGACGCCTGCGTGAATGCCCGGTTTAAAATCGGTCTGCTGCCAGAATTTGGCGTCTATACCAGCCACAAGCCGTTGCCGCATGGACCCCGGTTGCCGATAATATGCGCCAACCTGCGCGTTGAATCGGTCGCGCTCCCGTGTGTTGCGCGTGCACACGCCTACGTTGCCATACACGCGCAGCCCAATGGGAAAATCACGACTGGCTGTGAAGTCGAGCAATTCGTAATTAACAGCGTTAGGCGTGTAATAATTGAGTTGATAGCGGATCACATAATCATCGCCAAGGTGCGAGGAGATGTGATAAAGCCGGATGCGGTAGCTGTTGCGACCCCGGCGCAGGTTGTACCAGAAACTTAGCCGATAGTCGGTGTTGATGATCTTGTAAACCAGTTGACCCGGCTTTTTGGCGAGCCGCGACGTATCGTTGAACACCTGAAACTGGGTGTACGAAGCCACATCGAGTCCAAACTCATGAGCCTGTCCGGGAGCGGTGGTGACACGGTAGAAGGGTTTATGAAACCCAAAGGCAAACGGAACGATGGTACCCTGGTTCAGCTCCCGGTCGCGCTTGTCGAAATCGGTGGCGTTGATGCGCCGTTCGCCGGTGGTATTGAAGTAGGGGAGGGCACTACCGTAGACCTGCGCTTCGAGCGGATCGAGCAGGATGGGCGCAAACAGGTGATTTTTGGGAAACCACTCTTTGCGAGGGTAAGCCGTTGTATCGGTAGCCGATTGAGAACGAACCGCGAGGCTCAGGAGGCACAGCGCCCCGGTCAGTAAAGCAACTCTCATGCAGTGAGGTCGTGGGGAAAGCACAAAGCTACCAAAAAACAGTGGGCCTCTCTCCAGTTCACCCCTCGCTGTTGCGCCATTACAAGATAAGGTGGTGCCCCGCGACGAAACAGCCCTGAACATGGGGAACGTACACATGTCTACGTCCTTACACTCGCAAAATGGGGCCATCAACCAACCTTTTGACCGTTGCGGAGTACTTACTGTGAGTAAGCGCCAATGGGGCTACTTATTTGGCGTCAATAAAACACACGCAACGATGGATGTACAGGAAAATATGGACGATGTCCGCCTCGATATTGAATCAGTCGGCTTCACCCTTAGTGATACGATGGAGGCGACGGTGCTTGAGTCGCTGGCCAAGCTGCGGCGCTTCTACAAGGGCGACGTGATCACGGCCGAGGTCTACATGAAGCTGGAGCCCAATCAGCGCAGCAACGAAAAACACGTAGGCATCAAATACGGCGTTCCCGGCAATGATGTCTTCGCCGACGATAACGGCGACGATTGGTATACGCTGCTCCACAACGTGGTGGCGAAGTTGCAAAAGCAATTGGAAAAGCGGTTCGGCAACCATACCAACGCCAACCGCGGCAACATCGACGACATTGACCCAGCCAGTTTGGCCTAGTTGTCAATAACTCAAACCGGCTGAGGAAAACGTACCTGGTTGAGTTGCCCACAATGGGTACGTCGGCTAGGTACGTTTGTTTTGTACGGCGACCTCATTCCACGTAATCTTGGGTCTGGACTATATATTAAAACGAAACGACGTACCGAATCGCTGGGTCAACCAGTCGACAGGTACGTCGTTTCTTTTTAATATAAGTTATAACCTATGAGGTCATTTACGATCCGCACATTTCGCAGCCTTCTGGGTCATCCAGAGAGCATTGCATGGCCGCGTAGGCGAGCTCGGCTTCCGATACCTGCGGGGCCTGCGCCGATGCTTGCGCAGCGTGCTCCTTGGCATAACCTACATAGTCGAGTGGTTTTTCGACCGGCGCGGTTTCGGCCATCGCGGGTTCGAGTTGTGGCTCGGCCTGCGGCTGCACCACGGTGAACTTCACGGCGTCGGTAGCGGCTTTGGTACGCAGGTAATACATACCCGTTTTCAGGCCCGCTTTCCAGGCGTAGAAGTGCATCGACGTCAGCTTGCCGAAGTTGGCATCCTGAATGTGGATGTTCAACGACTGCGACTGGCAGATGTAGGCGCCCCGGTCGGCGGCCATGTCGATAATGTGCTTCTGCTTGATCTCCCAAACCGTTTTGTAGAGGTCTTTCAGGTGCTGCGGAATATTCGGAATATCCTGTACCGAGCCGTTGGCCAGAATCAGGTTATTCTTCATCGCCTCGTTCCAGAGGCCCAGTTTCACCAGATCACGCAGCAGGTGCTTGTTTACCACCACAAACTCGCCCGACAGCACGCGGCGGGTGTAAATGTTGCTCGTGTACGGCTCGAAGCACTCGTTGTTGCCCAGGATCTGGCTCGTCGAGGCCGTCGGCATGGGAGCCAGCAGCAGTGAGTTGCGAACGCCGTGCTCAACCACCTGGGTACGTAGCGCATTCCAGTCCCAGCGGCCCGACTTTGGCGTTACCCCCCACATATCGAACTGGAATTCACCATTCGAGATGGGCGACCCTTTCCAGGTTTCGTAGGGGCCGTCTTTCTTCGCCAATTCCATCGAGGCCGTCATGGCCCCGTAATAAATCGTTTCGAAAATATCTTCGTTGAGGCGGCGGGCTTCGTCGCTTTCAAACGGCATCCGCAGCATGATAAAGGCATCGGCCAGACCCTGCACACCCAGACCGATCGGCCGGTGGCGCATGTTGCTCCGACGGGCTTCTTCAACGGGGTAATAGTTCAGGTCGATGATCTTGTTCAGGTTGCGAGTGGCAATCTGCGTGACCTCCATCAGTTTCTGGTGATCGAAGCGCAGAATGCCGTCGGTCCCCTTCGTGATGAATTTCGGCAGGGCAATGCTGGCCAGGTTACACACCGCCACCTCGTCGGGCGAGGTGTACTCCATGATCTCGGTGCAGAGGTTGCTCGACTTGATGGTGCCGAGGTTCTTCTGGTTCGATTTCCGGTTAGCCGCATCCTTATAAAGCATGTAGGGCGTGCCGGTCTCGGTCTGGGCTTCCAGAATCTCGAACCACAGCTCTTGTGCTTTTACCGTGCGGCGGGCGCGGCCTTCGCGCTCGTAGCGCGTATACAGCTCCTCAAACTCGTCGCCATAGGCATCGCTCAGGCCGGGGCACTCGTGCGGGCAGAACAGCGACCAGGTGTCGTTGTCTTCCACGCGCTTCATGAACAGGTCGGGCGTCCAGATGGCGTAGAACAGGTCACGGGCGCGGAGTTCTTCCTTTCCGTGGTTCTTTTTCAGTTGCAGGAAATCGAAGATATCGGCATGCCAGGGCTCCAGGTATACGGCAAACGAGCCTTTACGCTTCCCGCCGCCCTGATCAACGTACCGGGCGGTGTCGTTAAACACGCGCAGCATCGGCACAATCCCGTTTGAGGTGCCGTTGGTGCCTTTGATATACGTACCTGTGGCCCGCACGTTGTGGATGCTCAGGCCAATACCGCCCGCCGACTGCGAAATTTTGGCCGTCTGCTTCAGCGTGTCGTAGATGCCCTCGATGCTGTCGTCTTTCATCGTCAGCAGGAAGCAGCTCGACATCTGCGGTTTCGGCGTACCGGCGTTGAACAACGTCGGGGTGGCGTGGGTAAACCACTTTTCGCTGAGCAGGTTGTAGGTTTCGATGGCCGCGTCGATGTCGTCCATGTGAATGCCTACCGCCACGCGCATCAGCATGTGCTGCGGCCGCTCGGCAATGCGCCCGTCAATTTTCAGCAGGTACGATTTTTCGAGCGTTTTATACCCAAAATAATCATAGCCGTAATCGCGGTCGTAAATGATAGTCGAGTCGAGAACGGCGGCGTTGTTACGGATAACGTCATACACCTCTTTCGAAATCAGCGACGCATTTTCGCCCGTTTTGGGGTCGATATACGTGTAGAGCCGCTTAATCGTGCCCGAAAACGATTTGTTGGTTTCCTTATGCAGGTTAGAAATGGCCACCCGCGCTGCCAGAATAGCGTAGTCGGGGTGTTTGGTGGTCATCGACGCGGCTGTCTCAGCAGCGAGATTGTCCAGTTCGGTCGTCTTTACGCCGTCGTACAGGCCATTGACAACCTTCATGGCTACTTCGACGGGCTGCACATAGGCCGGATCCAGGCCATAGCACAGCTTTTCGATGCGAGCGGTAATCTTATCAAATTTGACCGATTCCCGGCGGCCATCTCGTTTGATTACATACATGGGCTTGTAGGTGTTAGAAAGATAGTAACGTGTTGAAAATAAAGCGGATATATGTTGATTGTGTGATTAGAATCCGTGTTAAGCTAGTGTTAAAGGTAGCCGAAAAGCGGCCAGAAACGGTAGCGTATCAACAACTCCTTAGAAAAATTAAACTCGATTTCGTTCGTGGTTTTATGCTTCTCAACTGAGCGTAAGCGACTTATAGAAGCCTATCGGGTGTCGGTTATAAAAAACATGCTATTGATTGCCGCGGGGTGGCCGTTCGTATAGGATCATCTGTGCTGATGCGTATATAATAGGGTGGCGAACGTCACAACGAACGCCTTCAAAATAGCGCTTCTGAAACCGTAAATGCCAGAGACTGACGGGTTTTTGTGATCCTTTTATTAGGTAATGGTTAAATGATCGAGAGGGGTGCGAAAACGCTTGTGTATCAGGCAAAAAGCCCGTACTTTTGCAATCCTTTTCGGACGGAAACCGAATTTGGCAGATAATCAAGACATTCATTATGAAAAAGGGCATTCATCCCGATTACCGTGAGGTTGTGTTTCACGATCTGACAAGCGACTACAAATTCGTGACCCGCTCGACGGTACAAACGAAAGACACGATGGAGTTTGAAGGCAAAACCTACCCCCTCGTGAAAATTGAAGTAAGCTCACAATCGCACCCCTTCTACACGGGTAAGAACGTGCTGCTCGATACGACCGGTCGTGTCGACAAATTCCGCAAGCGGTACGGCAAATAAGCCAGCAACTGCGCTTCGGATTTCCAGTAAAATGCCTCGGCCCAACCCAATAAACTGGTTAGGCCGAGGCATTTTTCGTTGATAACTCGCTTAGGCCTGCTGAATCAGAATAGCGTTTCTCTGGCCCGAGATACCGTCCGCTCTGAACTGACTGGCTACGTTTTCCTGCATGTAGTAGTAGGTGTCCCAATACGTGTCGGGCCTGGTCCAGACGCGCACGTCATAGACAACGCCGTTGTCGTTCAGGTGGTTAACCAATATGTCGTGGGCTTGATCGGGCAGGGCCGACGGGCAGGCGTCGATTACTTTCTTGATCGACGCGCGGGTGGCGGCCAAGTCATTCTGATTGCTAACCGCAAACGTCATATCAACCCGGATGAGGTTGCGGCCTGATACGTTGGTGATTGGTGCCGTCGATAAAGGTCCGTTAGGCAGGATGATGGTTTTGTTATCGGGCGTAACCAAAATGGTGTTGAAGATCTGAATGGCATCAACTGTGCCGGTAAAGCCCTGCGCGCTGATCAGATCGCCCACCCGGAACGGCTTGAAAATCAGAATCAATACGCCACCCGCGAAGTTGGACAGGCTCCCCTGCAACGCCAACCCGACCGCCAGTCCGGCCGCGCCAATGATCGCGACAAACGAAGTCGTTTCGATGCCCAGCGTACTGGCTACACTCAACAGCAGCAAGACACGCAATAAGCCACTGAACAGCGACAGTAAAAACGGCTGCACATCACGGTCGACGTGCCGGTTGTTCATCACCTTCGACAACAGCTTGACTAGTTGGCCAATGGCCCACAAGCCGATAATCAGGATGATAATGACCAACAGCAGTTTGGTGCCGTAGAGGGTCAGCAGCGCCAGGAGCTGATCCGATAGTTTGGCAAAATTCAAGTTCATATGCGTGTAGTAGAATGGTGGTTCGTGCCTATGACTTGATTAGACGATCAAAGTAACGGTATAGAAAAGCGCCGCGTTGGTTACCAGGCTTGTGCTACCGGGCAAGCGCCTGCACGCAGTAACTTAGCGGATCGGGAGGTATAACCTATTTTGAAAATTGTGTACATTGACCCAAAGCGCTCGAGTATGTCATGTGCTGCTACGCTCGCTCCTCACACGACCCTAGGCTAGAAAAAAGTGCAGACTTTCGATTGATTACGTTTCGATAACCAGATGACCCATGCGCCAATCGATAACGCTGTCTATTCCGCAACCCTGCTCTGAACGCTGGGAGACCATGCAACCTCTGGAACAAGGTCGGCATTGTGTTTCCTGCGAGCGGATAGTGCATGATTTTACCAGCTTCACCGATCAGGAACTGATCGCCTGGTTTGCCCAACAATCCGGTCCCGTTTGCGGGCGATTGCGCGATGATCAATTAGCGGTTGCGCTTTACGAGTCCCAGTCTGCTGCCCCACGATTCACAAGCTGGGTACGTTGGGCAATAGCTCTCGTAGTAGGCTGGCAGACAGCACGAGCGCAATCGAGCGTCCCACCCGCTGTGCAGTCTATAACGGTTGCGCCAGTCAATCCTATAAAAACAGTCGCCAACAATTCAGGTGTGGGACCACTTCGCTTTCAGGTTCGTGGTATGGTAGTCGACGAAGCCGGGCGGCCACTACCGGGTGTGTTTGTTATGAAAGAAACCAGTTCCACCTTCGTAAAAACAGATACCGAAGGTCGATTCGAGTTGCCTATCTATGCGACAGATCAGACTAAGGATTCGTTGCGGATTACGTTCTCGGGTGATAGCCGAGTCACTATCAATCTATCGATTAAGAAAGAGCCAGAGCCGGTACGCGTAATTATTCCTTTCGCGGCTGTTAAGGTCATATCAGGTGGTGGCATTGTGGTGCAACGGGCCAGTCTTCCTAAACGCGCCTGGTGGTCATTCAGGCGGTTGCTTCGATAAGAACAAACGCCCGGCTATCTGCGGATAGCCGGGCGTTTTGGCATTAACCTATAAGGTTTCAAAAACCTTACAAGCTTTTCAACTGCCGCAACGTCTCCTGCAAAGCAGTAATTTTGGCATCGGCATCGGCGGCTTTTTGGCGCTCACGCTCTACCACGTCAGCTTTGGCGTTGGCCACGAAACGCTCGTTGCTCAGCTTTTTCATGACCGAATCGCGGAAGCCGATGTTATAGGCCAGATCGCGTTCGGCGTTGGCAATCTCCTGCTCCACGTCAATTTCGCCGGCCAGGTCGATGTAGAATTCGTCGCTTTTGATCAGGAACGACGTAGCGTTTTCTGGTTTCTCCGATACGTAGCTGATCGTGGGTACGTTGGCCATCTTTGTAATCAGGCCTTCCAGCGGCGCAAAGCGCGCGGGTACGTCGGTACGTATCGAAAGCGGCAACTCCGTTTTTGGCGCAATCTGCTTGGCGTTACGGATGTTACGGATGCTGCTGATGATTTCGAACAACAACTCGAAATCGGCCAGTATGGCGGCATCCGCAGGTTGGGCCTGCGGGAATGGCGCCACGCACAAACTCTCGCCTTGCTGACGAGGAGCGATATCCTGCCAGATTTCTTCCGTGATAAACGGCATGAACGGATGCGCCAGTGCCATCAGGCGTTCGAAGAAGTTGATCGTCGCCAGGTACGTTGCTTCGTCGATGATACCGCTGAAGTTGCCGTCGGCGTCTTTTTCGGTGTAGTGCGTTGGCTTGATTAGCTCCAGGTATTGCGAGCAGAAATCGTCCCAAATCAGCTTGTAAACGCTCTGCAACGCATCCGAGATACGGAACTTGCTCAGATGATCGTCGATTTCGGTGAGGGTGGCGTTCAGTTTAGCCTCGAACCACCGCACGGCTAGTTGCGACGAAGAATTGTTGCGTTCGGCATTAGCTGTTTCTACCGTCCATCCCTTTACCAGCCGGAACGCATTCCAGATTTTGTTGCAGAAGTTACGGCCCTGTTCGCACAGCTTTTCGTCGAACAGCAGATCGTTGCCCGCTGCCGAGCTAAACAACATGCCCGTACGGACGCCATCGGCCCCGTATTGGTCGATCAGCACGAGCGGGTCGGGTGAGTTGCCGAGCTGCTTCGACATCTTCCGGCCCTGCTTATCGCGTACCATGCCCGTGAAATACACATTGCGGAACGGCCGTTCGCCCCGGAACTCAAAGCCCGCCATCGCCATCCGGGCTACCCAGAAGAAAATGATGTCGAAGCCCGTAACGAGGTCGTTGGTCGGGTAATAGTAGTTGATGTCGGCATTGTCGGGGTTGCGGATACCGTCGAATACCGAGATCGGCCACAGCCACGACGAGAACCAGGTATCCAGCACGTCGTCGTCCTGCGTGAGGTCGGCTTCGGTCATGGCAAACAGCAGTTTCTCGTGCTGCACCTTGCGCAGCGCTTCCCGCTTGTTTTTAGCCACGATGATGGTGCCGTCCTGCATATAGAAAGCCGGAATACGCTGCCCCCACCATAATTGGCGGCTGATGCACCAGTCGTGCGGATTTTCCATCCACGACCGGTACATGTTCTTGAACTTGGGCGGCACCAGGTTGATCACGTCGTCGAGTACAGCCTGCAACGCGGGCTGGGCAATCTTGTCCATTTTCAGGAACCACTGCAACGACAGCTTTGGCTCGATCACGGCACCCGTGCGCTCCGACGTACCCACGTTCGATTTGTACTCCTCGACCTTTACCAGATTGCCCGACTCTTCGAGCATCGTTAAGATCGCCTTCCGGGCGGCAAACCGGTCCATTCCGACCAGAATCTGGGCTTTCTCGTTCAGCGTGCCGTCGTCGTTCAGGATATCGATAACCGGCAGGTTGTGTTTAACGCCCAGTTCGTAGTCGTTGAGGTCGTGAGCTGGCGTTACCTTCAGGCAACCCGTCCCGAACTCAATCGTTACATACTCGTCGGTAATGATCGGAATACTGCGGTTGACGAGGGGGATGATGGCTCGTTTGCCGTGCAGGTGCTTATACCGCTCGTCGTTGGGGTTTACGGCGATGGCGGCATCGGCCATGATGGTTTCGGCCCGCACCGTGGCGATAGTCACAAACTCACCTTCTGCGCCCTCAATTGGATACTGAATGTAGGTCAGCTTTTGCTGTACTTCTTTTACGATAACTTCTTCGTCGGATACGGCGGTGCGGCCCTGCGGGTCCCAGTTGACCATACGCACACCCCGGTAAATCTGACCCTTATTATAGAGGTCAACGAATACGTCGATTACCGATTCATACAGGGCCGGTTCAAGCGTAAAGCGCGTGCGGTCCCAGTCGCAGGAGGCACCCAGCTTGCGCAATTGTTGCAGGATAATGCCGCCGTACTGATTCGTCCAATCCCAGGCGTGTTCCAGAAATTGCTCGCGGGTGAGATCGGTCTTGCTGATGCCCTGCTCGTTCAACCGGGCGACGACTTTGGCCTCCGTAGCAATGCTGGCGTGGTCGGTACCGGGCACCCAACAGGCGTTTTTGCCCTGCATACGGGCATGCCGGATCAGCACATCCTGAATGGTGTTGTTGAGCATGTGGCCCATGTGCAGCACGCCCGTCACGTTGGGCGGCGGAATCACGATGGTGTAGGGTTCGCGCTCGTCGGGTGTGGAAGAAAACAGCTTATTATCAAGCCAATACTGATACCATTTGGCTTCAATATCGGTGGGCGAATACGTCTTGGCGATCATGCGGTCGGCGGTGGCTAGCACCGGATTAAGGCCGCAAAAATACGAGTTTTTACCGCCGTAGCGGCACGCCCGGTCCACAGGGAACAAAGGGCAAGCACGAATTACCCCAAAAAGCAAGCGCCGACGTACCTGGGTACGTCGGCGCTTATACTGCCAGTTGCCGGTATGGACTTACTTTTTGGTAAACTCGCCGTTCAACTTGAGCTCAACTTCTTCGCTTACCGTAGCGCCGCCCGACGAGCCAACGCCAAAATCGGTCCGCTTGATGGTGCCGGTCGCTTTCAGGCCAACTTTTTCCTGCTTGCCGTTGCGGCCTTCCATCGTAACGGGGCCCGTCAGTACGGCGTCAAGCACAACCGGCTTCGTAACGCCGTGCATCGTGAGGTCACCGGCCAGTTTGTAATTCTTGCCGCTTACCTTTTTGAACGACGTGCTCTTGAACGTCAGCGTGGGGTATTTGGCCGCATCGAACCAATCGGGCGTTTTCAGGTGACCATCGCGCCGCTCGTTGTCGGTATCGACCGAGTTGATGTCGGCTGTCAGGTCGAATACGGCATCAGACAAGTCAGGCTTCGAGGCCGTCAGGTTAGCGTCGAACGTCTTGAAATTGCCATCGACTTCCGAAAGCAGCAGGTGGGTTACGGTGAAGCCAACGCGTGAGTGGGCTTTGTCGAGCCCCCAGCTTTGCGCATAGGCAGCCGAGAGCGAGAGCAGAAGAGCAATAGGGGTTACAAGTAATTTCATGAGCGTACTAGAGGATTTTAAGTATGGTTCGAATTAAGTAAGTAGTATTTACATAGAAAACTATGTGTCGATAC comes from Fibrella aestuarina BUZ 2 and encodes:
- a CDS encoding ribonucleoside-diphosphate reductase subunit alpha; the protein is MYVIKRDGRRESVKFDKITARIEKLCYGLDPAYVQPVEVAMKVVNGLYDGVKTTELDNLAAETAASMTTKHPDYAILAARVAISNLHKETNKSFSGTIKRLYTYIDPKTGENASLISKEVYDVIRNNAAVLDSTIIYDRDYGYDYFGYKTLEKSYLLKIDGRIAERPQHMLMRVAVGIHMDDIDAAIETYNLLSEKWFTHATPTLFNAGTPKPQMSSCFLLTMKDDSIEGIYDTLKQTAKISQSAGGIGLSIHNVRATGTYIKGTNGTSNGIVPMLRVFNDTARYVDQGGGKRKGSFAVYLEPWHADIFDFLQLKKNHGKEELRARDLFYAIWTPDLFMKRVEDNDTWSLFCPHECPGLSDAYGDEFEELYTRYEREGRARRTVKAQELWFEILEAQTETGTPYMLYKDAANRKSNQKNLGTIKSSNLCTEIMEYTSPDEVAVCNLASIALPKFITKGTDGILRFDHQKLMEVTQIATRNLNKIIDLNYYPVEEARRSNMRHRPIGLGVQGLADAFIMLRMPFESDEARRLNEDIFETIYYGAMTASMELAKKDGPYETWKGSPISNGEFQFDMWGVTPKSGRWDWNALRTQVVEHGVRNSLLLAPMPTASTSQILGNNECFEPYTSNIYTRRVLSGEFVVVNKHLLRDLVKLGLWNEAMKNNLILANGSVQDIPNIPQHLKDLYKTVWEIKQKHIIDMAADRGAYICQSQSLNIHIQDANFGKLTSMHFYAWKAGLKTGMYYLRTKAATDAVKFTVVQPQAEPQLEPAMAETAPVEKPLDYVGYAKEHAAQASAQAPQVSEAELAYAAMQCSLDDPEGCEMCGS
- a CDS encoding YceI family protein; this translates as MKLLVTPIALLLSLSAAYAQSWGLDKAHSRVGFTVTHLLLSEVDGNFKTFDANLTASKPDLSDAVFDLTADINSVDTDNERRDGHLKTPDWFDAAKYPTLTFKSTSFKKVSGKNYKLAGDLTMHGVTKPVVLDAVLTGPVTMEGRNGKQEKVGLKATGTIKRTDFGVGSSGGATVSEEVELKLNGEFTKK
- a CDS encoding valine--tRNA ligase, producing the protein MIAKTYSPTDIEAKWYQYWLDNKLFSSTPDEREPYTIVIPPPNVTGVLHMGHMLNNTIQDVLIRHARMQGKNACWVPGTDHASIATEAKVVARLNEQGISKTDLTREQFLEHAWDWTNQYGGIILQQLRKLGASCDWDRTRFTLEPALYESVIDVFVDLYNKGQIYRGVRMVNWDPQGRTAVSDEEVIVKEVQQKLTYIQYPIEGAEGEFVTIATVRAETIMADAAIAVNPNDERYKHLHGKRAIIPLVNRSIPIITDEYVTIEFGTGCLKVTPAHDLNDYELGVKHNLPVIDILNDDGTLNEKAQILVGMDRFAARKAILTMLEESGNLVKVEEYKSNVGTSERTGAVIEPKLSLQWFLKMDKIAQPALQAVLDDVINLVPPKFKNMYRSWMENPHDWCISRQLWWGQRIPAFYMQDGTIIVAKNKREALRKVQHEKLLFAMTEADLTQDDDVLDTWFSSWLWPISVFDGIRNPDNADINYYYPTNDLVTGFDIIFFWVARMAMAGFEFRGERPFRNVYFTGMVRDKQGRKMSKQLGNSPDPLVLIDQYGADGVRTGMLFSSAAGNDLLFDEKLCEQGRNFCNKIWNAFRLVKGWTVETANAERNNSSSQLAVRWFEAKLNATLTEIDDHLSKFRISDALQSVYKLIWDDFCSQYLELIKPTHYTEKDADGNFSGIIDEATYLATINFFERLMALAHPFMPFITEEIWQDIAPRQQGESLCVAPFPQAQPADAAILADFELLFEIISSIRNIRNAKQIAPKTELPLSIRTDVPARFAPLEGLITKMANVPTISYVSEKPENATSFLIKSDEFYIDLAGEIDVEQEIANAERDLAYNIGFRDSVMKKLSNERFVANAKADVVERERQKAADADAKITALQETLRQLKSL
- a CDS encoding type B 50S ribosomal protein L31, with protein sequence MKKGIHPDYREVVFHDLTSDYKFVTRSTVQTKDTMEFEGKTYPLVKIEVSSQSHPFYTGKNVLLDTTGRVDKFRKRYGK
- a CDS encoding mechanosensitive ion channel family protein — protein: MNLNFAKLSDQLLALLTLYGTKLLLVIIILIIGLWAIGQLVKLLSKVMNNRHVDRDVQPFLLSLFSGLLRVLLLLSVASTLGIETTSFVAIIGAAGLAVGLALQGSLSNFAGGVLILIFKPFRVGDLISAQGFTGTVDAIQIFNTILVTPDNKTIILPNGPLSTAPITNVSGRNLIRVDMTFAVSNQNDLAATRASIKKVIDACPSALPDQAHDILVNHLNDNGVVYDVRVWTRPDTYWDTYYYMQENVASQFRADGISGQRNAILIQQA
- a CDS encoding HPF/RaiA family ribosome-associated protein, giving the protein MDVQENMDDVRLDIESVGFTLSDTMEATVLESLAKLRRFYKGDVITAEVYMKLEPNQRSNEKHVGIKYGVPGNDVFADDNGDDWYTLLHNVVAKLQKQLEKRFGNHTNANRGNIDDIDPASLA
- a CDS encoding DUF1207 domain-containing protein — protein: MRVALLTGALCLLSLAVRSQSATDTTAYPRKEWFPKNHLFAPILLDPLEAQVYGSALPYFNTTGERRINATDFDKRDRELNQGTIVPFAFGFHKPFYRVTTAPGQAHEFGLDVASYTQFQVFNDTSRLAKKPGQLVYKIINTDYRLSFWYNLRRGRNSYRIRLYHISSHLGDDYVIRYQLNYYTPNAVNYELLDFTASRDFPIGLRVYGNVGVCTRNTRERDRFNAQVGAYYRQPGSMRQRLVAGIDAKFWQQTDFKPGIHAGVGYELGRSSQNLTAMLDMYYGYRPYGQYEYQTVSWVGLGLYFNPF